Proteins from a genomic interval of Sphingopyxis sp. QXT-31:
- the nuoG gene encoding NADH-quinone oxidoreductase subunit NuoG gives MPKVTVDGVELDVPQGATVLQACELAGKEIPRFCYHERLSIAGNCRMCLVEVAPGPPKPQASCALPTAEGQVIKTDSPMVKKAREGVMEFLLINHPLDCPICDQGGECDLQDQSVAYGRGATRYDENKRAVTEKYMGPIVKTVMTRCIQCTRCVRFAEEVAGVEDIGAIYRGENMQITSYLEHAVASELSGNIVDLCPVGALTSKPYAFEARPWELTKTLGIDMMDAVGTNVRIDSRGRQVLRVLPRVNDDVNEEWASDKTRHHVDGLVRRRLDRPYVRKDGALVEASWGEAFEAIKAVNAGSSVAAIAGDLADCETMFAAKALVTALGGSLLEGRQTGLDYDVTSLSAVNFNTTIAEAENADVILLVGTNLRWEAPLINTRVRKAVWKKGAKVFAIGPETDLTYKAEWLGDDASLVAKLPQHVADALKGAERPMLIFGGGALSVPGVHGAGLALAKAVNAVKDGWNGYNVVHFSAARMGSLMLGYGLPGGIKDVIAAKPKLAFFLGADEVDFAALADSFKVYVGHHGDKGAHAADVILPAAAWTEKDFTTVNTEGRVQRSDKAVFAPGDAREDWSIFRALADALGVSLGFDSFAECRAAMIAVVPALGVEGLADYGWTVPKLPAKPEARTIPSPIKDFYLTNAICRASPTMQRCSEELIHGVDFAEAAE, from the coding sequence ATGCCTAAAGTAACCGTAGATGGCGTAGAACTCGACGTCCCGCAGGGTGCCACCGTCCTGCAGGCGTGCGAGCTGGCGGGGAAGGAAATCCCGCGCTTCTGCTATCACGAACGCCTGTCGATTGCCGGCAATTGCCGCATGTGCCTGGTCGAGGTCGCCCCCGGGCCGCCGAAACCGCAGGCGTCGTGCGCGCTGCCGACCGCCGAGGGGCAGGTGATCAAGACCGACAGCCCGATGGTCAAGAAGGCGCGCGAGGGGGTGATGGAGTTCCTGCTCATCAACCACCCGCTCGACTGCCCGATCTGCGATCAGGGCGGCGAATGCGATTTGCAAGACCAGTCGGTCGCCTATGGCCGCGGCGCGACGCGCTACGACGAGAACAAGCGCGCGGTGACCGAGAAATATATGGGTCCCATCGTCAAGACGGTGATGACCCGCTGCATCCAGTGTACCCGCTGCGTCCGCTTCGCCGAGGAAGTTGCGGGCGTCGAGGATATCGGCGCGATCTATCGCGGCGAAAATATGCAGATCACGTCGTATCTGGAACATGCGGTCGCGAGCGAGCTGTCGGGCAACATCGTCGATCTGTGCCCCGTCGGCGCGCTGACGTCGAAGCCGTACGCCTTCGAAGCGCGCCCGTGGGAGCTCACCAAGACGCTCGGCATCGACATGATGGACGCGGTCGGCACCAACGTCCGCATCGACAGCCGCGGGCGCCAGGTGCTGCGCGTGCTGCCGCGTGTGAACGACGATGTGAACGAGGAATGGGCGAGCGACAAGACGCGCCACCATGTCGACGGCCTCGTGCGCCGCCGCCTCGACCGGCCCTATGTGCGCAAGGACGGCGCGCTCGTCGAAGCGAGCTGGGGTGAGGCATTCGAAGCCATCAAGGCGGTGAACGCCGGATCGTCGGTCGCGGCGATCGCTGGCGACCTAGCCGATTGCGAGACGATGTTCGCGGCCAAGGCGCTGGTGACCGCGCTCGGCGGCAGCCTCCTCGAAGGGCGCCAGACGGGGCTCGACTACGACGTCACCAGCCTGTCGGCGGTCAATTTCAACACCACGATCGCCGAGGCCGAGAATGCCGACGTGATCCTGCTCGTCGGCACCAACCTCCGCTGGGAAGCGCCGCTGATCAACACGCGCGTCCGCAAGGCGGTGTGGAAGAAGGGCGCCAAGGTCTTCGCGATCGGCCCCGAAACCGACCTCACCTACAAGGCCGAGTGGCTCGGCGACGACGCGTCGCTGGTCGCGAAGTTGCCGCAGCATGTGGCCGACGCGCTGAAGGGCGCCGAGCGGCCGATGCTGATCTTCGGCGGCGGCGCGCTGTCGGTGCCCGGGGTCCATGGCGCGGGCCTGGCGCTCGCCAAGGCGGTGAACGCGGTCAAGGACGGCTGGAACGGCTATAATGTCGTGCATTTCTCCGCCGCGCGCATGGGCTCGCTGATGCTCGGCTACGGCCTGCCCGGCGGGATCAAGGATGTGATCGCGGCGAAGCCCAAGCTTGCCTTCTTCCTTGGCGCCGACGAGGTCGATTTCGCGGCGCTGGCCGATAGCTTCAAGGTCTATGTCGGCCATCATGGCGACAAGGGCGCGCACGCCGCCGACGTCATCCTGCCCGCCGCGGCATGGACCGAAAAGGACTTCACCACGGTCAACACCGAGGGCCGCGTCCAGCGCAGCGACAAGGCGGTGTTCGCTCCCGGCGACGCGCGCGAGGACTGGAGCATTTTCAGGGCCTTGGCCGACGCGCTCGGGGTCTCGCTCGGCTTCGACAGCTTCGCCGAATGCCGCGCCGCGATGATCGCCGTGGTGCCCGCGCTGGGTGTCGAAGGCCTCGCCGACTATGGCTGGACGGTGCCCAAGCTGCCCGCCAAGCCCGAGGCGCGCACGATCCCGTCGCCGATCAAGGATTTCTACCTCACCAACGCCATCTGCCGCGCGTCGCCAACGATGCAGCGCTGCTCGGAAGAGCTGATCCATGGCGTCGACTTTGCGGAGGCCGCGGAATGA
- the nuoH gene encoding NADH-quinone oxidoreductase subunit NuoH — MTETFISWGMDPTWAWGVATIAGILLIALPLMLAVAMIIYADRKIWAAIALRRGPNVVGPFGLLQSFADGLKVFLQETIIPTSANRGLFLIAPIITFSVALMAWAVIPFNSGAVLADINVGLLYILAISSLGVYGVILSGWASNSKYPFFSALRASAQMISYEVSIGFILIGVVLYADSFNMNAIVKAQEGHGFGIVNAFGFNLLLFPLAVMFLISALAETARAPFDLTEAESELVAGYQTEYSSMSFALFWLGEYANVLLMCTLNAVLFWGGWLPPLNIDLIPWFDIPGVIWLFAKILFFFFVFSWVKATVPRYRYDQLMRLGWKVFLPISLIWIFLISGWLMLTRYS, encoded by the coding sequence ATGACCGAGACCTTCATCTCGTGGGGCATGGACCCGACCTGGGCGTGGGGCGTCGCGACGATCGCCGGCATCCTGCTCATCGCGCTGCCGCTGATGCTCGCGGTCGCGATGATCATCTATGCCGATCGCAAGATCTGGGCGGCGATCGCGCTGCGCCGCGGCCCGAACGTCGTCGGCCCCTTCGGCCTGCTCCAGAGCTTCGCCGATGGCCTGAAAGTTTTCCTGCAGGAAACGATCATCCCCACCTCGGCCAACCGCGGGCTGTTCCTGATCGCGCCGATCATCACCTTCTCGGTCGCGCTGATGGCGTGGGCGGTGATCCCGTTCAACTCGGGCGCGGTGCTCGCCGACATCAACGTCGGATTGCTCTATATTCTCGCGATCAGCTCGCTCGGAGTCTATGGCGTCATCCTGTCGGGCTGGGCGTCTAACTCGAAATATCCCTTCTTTTCCGCGCTTCGCGCCTCGGCGCAGATGATTTCCTATGAAGTCTCGATCGGGTTCATCCTGATCGGCGTCGTGCTCTATGCCGACAGCTTCAACATGAACGCGATCGTGAAAGCGCAGGAAGGGCACGGGTTCGGCATCGTCAACGCCTTCGGCTTCAACCTGCTGCTGTTCCCGCTCGCGGTGATGTTCCTGATCTCGGCGCTCGCCGAAACCGCGCGCGCGCCGTTCGACCTGACCGAGGCCGAGAGCGAGCTGGTCGCGGGCTACCAGACCGAATATTCGTCGATGAGCTTCGCGCTCTTCTGGCTCGGCGAATATGCCAACGTGTTGCTGATGTGCACGCTCAACGCGGTGCTTTTCTGGGGCGGCTGGCTGCCGCCGCTCAACATCGACCTGATCCCCTGGTTCGACATTCCGGGCGTGATCTGGCTGTTCGCGAAGATCCTCTTCTTCTTCTTCGTGTTCAGTTGGGTGAAGGCAACCGTGCCACGCTACCGCTACGACCAGCTGATGCGGCTGGGCTGGAAGGTCTTCCTGCCGATCTCGCTGATCTGGATCTTCCTGATTTCCGGCTGGCTGATGCTGACGAGGTATTCATGA
- the nuoI gene encoding NADH-quinone oxidoreductase subunit NuoI yields the protein MSSIAHLVKSFTLWEFVKAHALTLKYFFKPKATINYPFEKNPLSPRFRGEHALRRYPNGEERCIACKLCEAVCPAQAITIEAEPRDDGSRRTTRYDIDMTKCIYCGFCQEACPVDAIVEGPNFEFATETREELLYDKAKLLANGDKWERAIAANLAADAPYR from the coding sequence ATGAGTTCTATCGCCCATCTCGTCAAAAGTTTCACCCTGTGGGAATTCGTGAAGGCGCACGCCCTCACGCTCAAATATTTCTTCAAGCCGAAGGCGACGATCAACTATCCGTTCGAGAAGAACCCGCTGTCGCCGCGCTTTCGCGGCGAGCATGCGCTGCGTCGTTATCCGAACGGCGAGGAGCGCTGCATCGCGTGCAAGCTGTGCGAAGCGGTGTGCCCGGCGCAGGCGATCACGATCGAGGCCGAGCCGCGTGACGACGGCAGCCGTCGCACGACGCGCTACGACATCGACATGACCAAATGCATTTATTGCGGCTTCTGCCAGGAAGCGTGCCCGGTCGATGCGATCGTCGAGGGGCCGAACTTCGAATTCGCGACCGAAACGCGCGAGGAACTGCTCTATGACAAGGCCAAGCTGCTCGCCAATGGCGACAAATGGGAACGCGCGATCGCGGCGAATCTTGCCGCCGACGCGCCCTATCGATAA
- a CDS encoding NADH-quinone oxidoreductase subunit J encodes MIQVAAFWLFATLVIASAAMVIFARNPVHSVMWLILAFFNAAGLMLLAGAEFIAMLLVIVYVGAVAVLFLFVVMMLDIDFAELRAGFVRYLPLGALVAIILAAELVFAVGAWSAGGVDLAAKAAPVVADKSNIQQIGELLYTKYIFLFEAAGIVLLVAMIGAIVLTHRQRGGVRTQNISAQNQRRPEDATRLVDPGVGQGVQL; translated from the coding sequence ATGATTCAGGTCGCTGCTTTCTGGCTCTTCGCCACCCTCGTGATCGCTTCGGCGGCGATGGTGATCTTTGCCCGCAACCCGGTCCACAGCGTGATGTGGCTGATCCTCGCCTTCTTCAACGCGGCGGGGCTGATGCTGCTCGCGGGGGCCGAGTTCATCGCGATGCTGCTCGTCATCGTCTATGTCGGCGCGGTCGCGGTGCTGTTCCTCTTCGTCGTGATGATGCTCGACATCGATTTCGCCGAGCTGCGTGCCGGTTTCGTGCGCTATCTGCCGCTGGGCGCATTGGTCGCGATCATCCTCGCCGCCGAGTTGGTCTTCGCGGTCGGCGCCTGGAGCGCGGGCGGGGTCGATCTCGCGGCCAAGGCAGCGCCGGTTGTCGCCGACAAGAGCAATATCCAGCAGATCGGCGAACTGCTCTACACCAAGTACATCTTCCTGTTCGAGGCGGCGGGCATCGTCCTGCTCGTCGCGATGATCGGCGCGATCGTGCTGACGCACCGCCAGCGCGGCGGCGTGCGCACCCAGAATATCTCGGCGCAGAACCAGCGCCGGCCCGAGGATGCGACGCGCCTCGTCGATCCGGGCGTCGGGCAGGGGGTCCAGCTGTGA
- the nuoK gene encoding NADH-quinone oxidoreductase subunit NuoK — MISVGHYLAVSAVLFTIGVLGIFINRKNIIVILMAIELILLAVNINLVAFSAALNDLIGQVFSMFVLTVAAGEAAIGLAILVIYFRGRGTIAVDDANRMKG; from the coding sequence GTGATTTCGGTCGGCCATTATCTCGCCGTTTCGGCGGTGCTGTTCACCATCGGCGTGCTCGGCATCTTCATCAACCGCAAGAATATCATCGTCATCCTGATGGCAATCGAGCTCATCCTGCTCGCGGTGAACATCAACCTCGTCGCGTTCAGCGCCGCGCTGAACGACCTCATCGGACAGGTCTTCTCGATGTTCGTGCTGACCGTCGCCGCGGGCGAAGCGGCGATCGGGCTCGCCATTCTCGTGATCTATTTCCGCGGCCGCGGCACCATTGCGGTCGATGACGCCAACCGGATGAAGGGGTGA
- the nuoL gene encoding NADH-quinone oxidoreductase subunit L — protein sequence MIQAIVFLPLLAALVAGLGQRAIGPFASKLVTTGALFTSCALSWPIFLSFVFGTGQTEVVTVLHWVSSGALEFNWELRVDTLTAVMLVVITTVSALVHLYSWGYMEEDPDQPRFFAYLSLFTFAMLMLVTANNLVQMFFGWEGVGLASYLLIGFWYKKPSANAAAIKAFVVNRVGDLGFMLGIFGTFLVFGTVSIPAILDAAPGMAGSSITFLGMRLDTMTILCLLLFIGAMGKSAQLGLHTWLPDAMEGPTPVSALIHAATMVTAGVFMVCRLSPMFETAPIALGVVTFVGAATCFFAATVGTTQWDIKRVIAYSTCSQLGYMFFAAGVGAYGAAMFHLFTHAFFKALLFLGAGSVIHSMHHEQDMRYYGGLRKHIPITFWAMTLGTLAITGVGIAGVAGFAGFHSKDGILEAAFAAGGGGTIAFWVGIFAALLTSFYSWRLVFLTFYGKPRWEQSEHIQHAVHDHHGHGHDDHPADEHAADEHAHHHDTHGDGTAGYHPHESPVTMLIPLIILSIGAVFAGYVFAHPFIYPEEGAQFWAGSMLAFDEHLMHAAHEVPTWVKWTPFTVMAIGLFLAWNSYIRNTTLPGRFVAQFKLLHQFLYNKWYFDELYNVLFVKPAFAIGRFFWKRGDEQTIDRFGPDGAATLVAGGTRLAVRLQSGYVYGYAFVMLLGLVGLASWAMVNFL from the coding sequence GTGATTCAGGCGATCGTTTTCCTGCCGCTGCTCGCGGCACTTGTCGCAGGGCTCGGCCAGCGGGCCATAGGGCCCTTCGCGTCGAAGCTGGTCACCACCGGCGCGCTGTTCACCAGCTGCGCGCTGAGCTGGCCGATCTTCCTGTCCTTCGTGTTCGGCACGGGTCAGACCGAGGTCGTGACGGTCCTCCACTGGGTCAGCTCGGGCGCGCTCGAATTCAACTGGGAGCTGCGCGTCGATACGCTGACCGCGGTGATGCTCGTCGTCATCACGACGGTATCGGCGCTCGTCCACCTCTATAGCTGGGGCTATATGGAGGAGGACCCGGACCAGCCGCGCTTCTTCGCCTATCTCTCGCTCTTCACCTTCGCGATGCTGATGCTCGTGACCGCGAACAACCTCGTCCAGATGTTCTTCGGCTGGGAAGGCGTCGGTCTCGCATCCTATCTGCTCATCGGTTTCTGGTACAAGAAGCCGAGCGCCAATGCCGCGGCGATCAAGGCGTTCGTCGTGAACCGCGTCGGCGATCTCGGCTTCATGCTCGGCATCTTCGGGACCTTCCTCGTCTTCGGCACCGTCTCGATCCCCGCGATCCTCGACGCCGCGCCGGGCATGGCGGGCTCGTCGATCACCTTCCTCGGCATGCGCCTCGACACGATGACGATCCTCTGCCTGCTGCTGTTCATAGGCGCGATGGGCAAGTCGGCGCAGCTCGGCCTGCACACCTGGTTGCCCGACGCGATGGAGGGCCCGACCCCGGTGTCGGCGCTGATCCACGCCGCGACGATGGTCACCGCGGGCGTCTTCATGGTGTGCCGCCTGTCGCCGATGTTCGAGACCGCGCCGATCGCGCTCGGCGTCGTCACCTTCGTCGGCGCTGCGACCTGCTTCTTCGCCGCGACGGTCGGCACGACGCAGTGGGACATCAAGCGCGTCATCGCTTATTCGACCTGTTCGCAGCTCGGCTACATGTTCTTCGCCGCGGGCGTCGGCGCCTATGGCGCGGCGATGTTCCACCTCTTCACCCACGCCTTCTTCAAGGCCTTGCTGTTCCTCGGCGCGGGCTCGGTCATCCACTCGATGCACCACGAACAGGACATGCGCTATTATGGCGGCCTTCGGAAACACATCCCCATCACTTTCTGGGCAATGACGCTCGGCACGCTGGCGATCACCGGCGTCGGTATCGCGGGCGTCGCGGGCTTCGCGGGTTTCCATTCGAAGGACGGCATCCTCGAGGCGGCCTTTGCCGCGGGCGGCGGCGGCACGATCGCCTTCTGGGTCGGCATCTTCGCCGCGCTGCTGACGAGCTTCTATTCGTGGCGCCTGGTCTTCCTGACCTTCTACGGCAAGCCGCGCTGGGAACAGAGCGAGCATATCCAGCATGCCGTCCACGACCATCACGGCCACGGCCATGACGATCATCCGGCGGACGAACATGCCGCCGACGAGCATGCGCATCACCACGACACGCACGGCGACGGCACCGCGGGCTACCACCCGCACGAAAGCCCGGTCACCATGCTGATCCCGCTGATCATCCTTTCGATCGGCGCGGTCTTCGCGGGCTACGTCTTCGCGCACCCCTTCATCTATCCGGAGGAAGGCGCCCAATTCTGGGCCGGCAGCATGCTCGCGTTCGACGAGCATCTGATGCACGCCGCGCACGAGGTGCCGACCTGGGTCAAATGGACGCCGTTCACGGTGATGGCGATCGGGCTGTTCCTCGCGTGGAACAGCTATATCCGCAACACCACGCTGCCGGGGCGCTTCGTGGCGCAGTTCAAGCTGCTCCACCAGTTCCTCTACAACAAATGGTATTTCGACGAGTTGTACAACGTCCTCTTCGTCAAGCCGGCGTTCGCGATCGGCCGCTTCTTCTGGAAGCGCGGCGACGAGCAGACCATCGACCGCTTCGGTCCCGATGGCGCGGCGACGCTCGTCGCAGGGGGAACGCGGCTCGCGGTGCGGCTGCAATCGGGTTATGTTTATGGATATGCGTTCGTGATGCTGCTCGGGCTTGTCGGCCTCGCCAGCTGGGCCATGGTGAATTTCCTGTGA
- a CDS encoding NADH-quinone oxidoreductase subunit M translates to MSGFPFLSLLLAIPAIAAVACLFVGDRNAKFVALGATLVNFALSVVMWSQFDIGGAQWQFQERIEGLFGPFNWALGIDGLALLLIVLSTFLMPLCILASWEAITKRVGLYMAMFLAMEVVMIGVFAAQDLLLFYIFFEAGLIPMYFIIGIWGGANRKYAAFKFFLYTLLGSVLMLIAMIAMIAEAGTTDIPTLMSYNFPVDMQTWLWLAFFASLAVKMPMWPVHTWLPDAHVQAPTAGSMILAGVLLKMGGYGFVRFMMPMFPEASAQLMWIVFALSMVAVVYTSLVALVQSDMKKLIAYSSVAHMAIVTAGLFAFNQQGIEGAMIVMLSHGVVSAALFFCVGVIYDRLHTREIDRYGGLAVNMPAYALFFMLFTMASIGLPGTSGFVGEFLSIAGIYEASSWVAFVCTTGIILGAAYMLYLYRRVVFGELTKDDVKAMPDLNPREWAIMVPLAAVALWMGVYPESFLAPMRGDVTTVVARLAPARPAGDAHVSAGKPQAAEKHGEGHEAPAGEAHHAGGSQ, encoded by the coding sequence GTGAGCGGGTTTCCTTTCCTCTCGCTGCTGCTGGCGATACCCGCGATCGCGGCCGTCGCCTGCCTGTTCGTCGGCGACCGCAACGCGAAGTTCGTCGCGCTCGGCGCCACGCTGGTCAATTTCGCGCTCAGCGTCGTCATGTGGTCGCAGTTCGATATCGGCGGCGCGCAGTGGCAGTTCCAGGAACGCATCGAAGGCCTGTTCGGCCCCTTCAACTGGGCGCTCGGCATCGACGGCCTCGCGCTGCTGCTGATCGTGCTCAGCACCTTCCTGATGCCGCTCTGCATCCTCGCCAGCTGGGAGGCGATCACCAAGCGCGTCGGCCTCTACATGGCGATGTTCCTCGCGATGGAAGTCGTGATGATCGGCGTCTTCGCGGCGCAGGACCTGCTGCTCTTCTACATCTTCTTCGAAGCCGGCCTGATCCCGATGTATTTCATCATCGGCATCTGGGGCGGCGCAAACCGCAAATATGCGGCGTTCAAATTCTTCCTCTACACGTTGCTCGGCTCGGTGCTGATGCTCATCGCGATGATCGCGATGATCGCGGAGGCCGGCACGACCGACATCCCGACGCTAATGAGCTATAATTTCCCGGTCGACATGCAGACTTGGCTGTGGCTCGCCTTCTTCGCCAGCCTCGCGGTCAAGATGCCGATGTGGCCGGTGCACACCTGGCTGCCCGACGCGCATGTGCAGGCGCCGACCGCAGGCTCGATGATCCTGGCGGGCGTGCTTTTGAAGATGGGCGGTTACGGTTTCGTCCGCTTCATGATGCCGATGTTCCCCGAGGCGTCGGCGCAGCTGATGTGGATCGTCTTTGCGCTGTCGATGGTCGCGGTGGTCTACACCAGCCTCGTCGCGCTGGTGCAGAGCGACATGAAGAAGCTGATCGCCTATTCGTCGGTCGCGCATATGGCGATCGTCACCGCGGGCCTCTTCGCCTTCAACCAGCAGGGCATCGAGGGCGCGATGATCGTCATGCTCAGCCATGGCGTCGTCTCGGCCGCGCTCTTCTTCTGCGTCGGGGTGATCTACGACCGGCTCCACACGCGCGAGATCGACCGCTACGGCGGGCTCGCGGTGAACATGCCGGCCTATGCCTTGTTCTTCATGCTGTTCACCATGGCGTCGATCGGCCTGCCGGGGACCAGCGGCTTCGTCGGCGAATTCCTGAGCATTGCGGGTATTTACGAGGCCTCCAGCTGGGTCGCCTTCGTCTGCACCACCGGCATCATCCTCGGCGCCGCTTACATGCTCTATCTCTACCGCCGCGTCGTTTTCGGCGAACTCACCAAGGACGATGTGAAGGCGATGCCCGATCTCAATCCCCGCGAATGGGCGATCATGGTGCCGCTCGCGGCCGTGGCGCTGTGGATGGGCGTCTATCCCGAAAGCTTCCTCGCGCCGATGCGCGGCGACGTGACCACTGTGGTCGCGCGCCTCGCCCCGGCCAGGCCCGCGGGCGACGCGCATGTCAGCGCAGGCAAGCCCCAGGCGGCTGAGAAGCATGGCGAAGGTCATGAGGCACCCGCCGGCGAAGCGCATCATGCGGGAGGCAGCCAATGA
- the nuoN gene encoding NADH-quinone oxidoreductase subunit NuoN, with protein sequence MTADLALIWPELILTIGGLVTLMLGTFLGDRQVGLYQLAALLTLGAAAVAVVALFGVNATVFSNTLSVDAFGGFAKLIIYGASAVSILVAPRFFTSGMRAEYPVLILFAALGMGIMASSRDLMTLYVGLELNSLAAYVLASFMRTDERSSEAGLKYFVLGALASGMLLYGISLLYGFAGSTDFATIATRMGGELNIGLIFGIVFVLAGLGFKVSAVPFHMWTPDVYEGAPTPVTAFFASAPKVAAMALMTRVVIDAMGPAVGAWQQIIIFLALASIILGAVGAIGQKNIKRLLAYSSINNVGFMLIGLAAGTQLGVQAVLTYLLVYVVTTLGAFLVVLQLRDADGNQIESIPALAGLSERRPGLAAAMAVFMYSLAGIPPLFGFWPKYLAFQAAVDANLVPLAVAGIVASVIGAYYYIMIIKTMYFDDKSEVEISGGGNIVEGTIMTVSALWLSIIGYLFIPMLGAASAAAAAVLF encoded by the coding sequence ATGACCGCCGATCTCGCCCTCATCTGGCCCGAGCTGATCCTGACGATCGGCGGGCTCGTCACCTTGATGCTCGGCACCTTCCTCGGCGATCGCCAGGTCGGGCTGTACCAGCTCGCCGCGCTGCTGACGCTCGGCGCCGCCGCGGTCGCCGTGGTCGCGCTGTTCGGCGTCAACGCCACGGTCTTCTCGAACACGCTGTCGGTCGACGCCTTCGGCGGCTTCGCCAAGCTGATCATCTACGGCGCCAGCGCCGTGTCGATCCTCGTCGCGCCGCGCTTCTTCACCAGCGGCATGCGTGCCGAATATCCGGTGCTGATCCTGTTCGCCGCGCTCGGCATGGGGATCATGGCCTCGTCGCGCGACCTGATGACGCTCTACGTCGGGCTCGAGCTCAACAGCCTCGCTGCCTATGTTCTGGCCAGCTTCATGCGCACCGACGAGCGGTCGAGCGAAGCGGGGCTCAAATATTTCGTCCTCGGCGCGCTCGCCTCGGGCATGCTGCTCTACGGCATCTCCTTGCTCTACGGCTTTGCAGGGTCGACCGATTTCGCGACCATCGCCACGCGCATGGGCGGCGAGCTCAATATCGGGCTGATCTTCGGCATCGTCTTCGTGCTCGCGGGCCTCGGCTTCAAGGTCAGCGCGGTGCCGTTCCACATGTGGACCCCCGACGTCTATGAAGGCGCGCCGACCCCGGTCACCGCCTTCTTCGCCAGCGCGCCCAAGGTGGCGGCGATGGCGCTGATGACGCGCGTCGTGATCGACGCGATGGGGCCCGCGGTAGGTGCGTGGCAGCAGATCATCATCTTCCTCGCGCTCGCCTCGATCATCCTCGGCGCGGTCGGCGCGATCGGGCAGAAGAATATCAAGCGCCTGCTCGCTTACTCGTCGATCAACAATGTCGGCTTCATGCTCATCGGCCTCGCCGCGGGAACGCAGCTCGGCGTACAGGCGGTGCTGACCTATCTGCTGGTTTACGTGGTGACGACGCTCGGCGCCTTCCTCGTCGTACTCCAGCTGCGCGACGCCGACGGCAACCAGATCGAGAGCATCCCGGCGCTCGCCGGCCTGTCCGAGCGTCGCCCCGGCCTCGCCGCGGCGATGGCGGTGTTCATGTACAGCCTCGCGGGCATCCCGCCCCTGTTCGGCTTCTGGCCGAAATATCTGGCCTTCCAGGCCGCGGTGGACGCCAATCTCGTACCGCTCGCGGTTGCGGGCATCGTTGCCTCCGTCATTGGCGCGTATTATTACATCATGATCATCAAGACGATGTACTTCGACGACAAGTCGGAGGTCGAGATCAGCGGCGGCGGCAATATCGTCGAGGGCACGATCATGACCGTCAGCGCGCTGTGGCTGTCGATTATCGGCTATCTCTTCATTCCGATGCTCGGCGCCGCGTCGGCGGCCGCCGCGGCGGTGCTCTTCTGA
- a CDS encoding biotin--[acetyl-CoA-carboxylase] ligase, with translation MAVDYRLSLHSDARRRVGGRRGGALLIPPIERIAETGSTNADLLARLAGGEHVGEGHWLVADRQTAGRGRLGRAWGDGHGNFMGSTVVRLTAGDPSPATLALVAGVALAKAVTAMAPGFGAQLKWPNDLLVDGAKCAGILMERTRDSIVIGIGVNLVVAPDLPDRPTASLSDKGASLDRDRFADALAIAMTDALWTWRQEGVGRIIAAWLPQAHPVGTPLRVSEQGIDGFFDGLAPDGALRLRREGGETMLVHAGDVELRRPVGEGK, from the coding sequence GTGGCTGTCGATTATCGGCTATCTCTTCATTCCGATGCTCGGCGCCGCGTCGGCGGCCGCCGCGGCGGTGCTCTTCTGATCCCGCCGATCGAGCGGATCGCGGAGACAGGTTCGACCAACGCCGACCTGCTGGCGCGGCTGGCTGGCGGCGAGCATGTGGGCGAGGGGCATTGGCTCGTCGCCGATCGCCAGACCGCGGGCCGCGGCCGCCTCGGGCGGGCATGGGGTGACGGGCACGGCAATTTCATGGGCTCGACCGTCGTCCGCCTGACCGCCGGCGACCCGTCGCCCGCGACGCTGGCGCTCGTCGCCGGGGTGGCGCTGGCGAAGGCGGTAACTGCTATGGCCCCCGGGTTTGGCGCGCAGCTCAAATGGCCCAACGACCTGCTGGTGGATGGCGCCAAATGCGCGGGCATATTGATGGAGCGCACCCGTGACAGCATCGTGATCGGCATCGGGGTCAACCTCGTCGTCGCGCCCGACCTGCCCGATCGCCCGACCGCTTCGCTCTCCGACAAGGGGGCCAGCCTCGACCGCGACCGCTTCGCCGACGCGCTCGCCATCGCGATGACCGACGCGCTGTGGACCTGGCGCCAGGAAGGCGTCGGCCGCATCATCGCCGCCTGGCTGCCGCAGGCGCATCCGGTCGGCACGCCGCTCCGCGTCTCCGAACAGGGCATCGACGGCTTTTTCGACGGCCTCGCCCCCGACGGCGCGCTGCGCTTGCGCCGCGAGGGCGGCGAGACCATGTTGGTACATGCCGGGGACGTCGAGCTGCGCCGCCCGGTGGGTGAGGGGAAGTAG